The following coding sequences are from one Geodermatophilus normandii window:
- the tilS gene encoding tRNA lysidine(34) synthetase TilS: MSGPPPAVAAVRSAVRPGLRTSAQPVLVAVSGGADSLALAAAVAFEAPRAGVPAGAVTVDHGLQPGSAQRARDTAGLLRGLGLDPVLVVPVDVGTAGGPEAAARTARYAALTRCAGDSGARVALGHTLDDQAETVLLGLGRGSGPRSVAGMVAERPPFWRPLLGLRRATARAACAESGLPVWDDPWNTDPAYRRARLRAEVLPLLEDVLGGGVAPALARTADLLREDLEVLDALAGEHLARVAGPEGLPTAEVAGLPAALRRRVLRGWLRGAGVGDLQAVHLRAVDALLTAWRGQGPVALPDGAEALRASGRLVLRPAGSPGGRAGVAPDPEEQHP, translated from the coding sequence GTGAGCGGCCCGCCGCCGGCCGTCGCGGCCGTCCGCAGCGCCGTCCGGCCGGGCCTGCGGACCTCCGCGCAGCCGGTCCTGGTCGCCGTCAGCGGGGGAGCGGACTCCCTCGCGCTGGCCGCCGCCGTCGCCTTCGAGGCACCCCGCGCCGGGGTGCCGGCCGGGGCGGTGACCGTCGACCACGGCCTGCAGCCGGGCTCGGCGCAGCGGGCGCGCGACACCGCAGGTCTGCTGCGCGGCCTGGGCCTGGACCCGGTGCTCGTCGTCCCCGTCGACGTCGGCACCGCGGGCGGCCCGGAGGCCGCCGCCCGCACCGCCCGGTACGCCGCGCTGACCCGGTGCGCCGGCGACTCCGGGGCGCGCGTCGCCCTCGGTCACACCCTCGACGACCAGGCCGAGACGGTGCTCCTCGGCCTCGGCCGCGGGTCCGGTCCGCGGTCGGTGGCCGGGATGGTGGCCGAGCGCCCGCCGTTCTGGCGACCGCTGCTCGGCCTGCGGCGGGCGACCGCGCGCGCCGCCTGCGCCGAGTCGGGCCTGCCGGTGTGGGACGACCCGTGGAACACCGACCCGGCCTACCGCCGGGCCCGGCTGCGCGCCGAGGTGCTGCCCCTGCTCGAGGACGTCCTCGGCGGCGGCGTCGCGCCGGCCCTGGCCCGGACGGCGGACCTGCTGCGCGAGGACCTCGAGGTCCTCGACGCCCTGGCCGGGGAGCACCTCGCACGGGTGGCGGGCCCGGAAGGCCTGCCGACCGCGGAGGTGGCCGGTCTGCCGGCCGCGCTGCGCCGGCGGGTGCTGCGCGGGTGGCTGCGGGGTGCGGGTGTGGGCGACCTGCAGGCGGTGCACCTGCGGGCGGTCGACGCGCTGCTGACCGCGTGGCGCGGGCAGGGGCCGGTCGCCCTGCCGGACGGTGCGGAGGCGCTCCGGGCGTCTGGCAGGCTGGTGCTGCGGCCCGCCGGCTCCCCGGGCGGGAGGGCCGGAGTCGCCCCCGACCCGGAGGAGCAGCACCCGTGA
- a CDS encoding zinc-dependent metalloprotease — protein sequence MSSSALVDWGLAGRTARRLAGPGPATTREEAAAVVRELHEAAAAAVTHVEGLTGLHPVEGGPVPEVAVVDRPGWIDANTTGMAALLDPLAGALLERSENPPGPLATAIGSRATGVQAGGLLAFLSSRVLGQYEVFGTGGRLLLVAPNIVDAERRMGVDPTDFRMWVCLHEVTHQLQFTAFPWLRDHLEAQISEFVEATDLSPDALRDRMSDLVRGLADAVRGSDDDGGSAGLMALVRDPEQRAVLDRVTAVMSLVEGHAEYVMDGVGPDVVPSVRTLRKRFAQRRKGRSPIDRVLRRLLGLEQKMKQYADGRTFVGGVVDLVGMDGFNRVWAGPENLPLVEELTQPARWVERVHGRPAVPA from the coding sequence ATGAGCAGCAGCGCACTCGTCGACTGGGGGCTCGCCGGGCGGACCGCCCGCCGGCTGGCCGGGCCCGGGCCCGCGACCACGCGGGAGGAGGCCGCCGCCGTCGTCCGCGAGCTGCACGAGGCCGCCGCGGCCGCCGTCACCCACGTCGAGGGCCTGACCGGGCTGCACCCGGTCGAGGGCGGTCCGGTCCCCGAGGTCGCCGTCGTCGACCGGCCCGGCTGGATCGACGCCAACACCACCGGCATGGCCGCGCTGCTCGACCCGCTGGCCGGGGCGCTCCTCGAGCGGTCGGAGAACCCGCCCGGCCCGCTGGCCACCGCCATCGGCTCGCGCGCTACGGGCGTGCAGGCCGGCGGGCTGCTGGCCTTCCTGTCCTCCCGGGTGCTCGGCCAGTACGAGGTGTTCGGCACCGGCGGCCGGCTGCTCCTCGTCGCCCCGAACATCGTGGACGCCGAGCGGCGCATGGGCGTCGACCCGACCGACTTCCGCATGTGGGTCTGCCTGCACGAGGTCACCCACCAGCTGCAGTTCACCGCCTTCCCGTGGCTGCGCGACCACCTCGAGGCCCAGATCTCCGAGTTCGTGGAGGCCACCGACCTCAGCCCCGACGCGCTGCGCGACCGCATGTCCGACCTGGTCCGCGGCCTGGCCGACGCGGTGCGCGGCAGCGACGACGACGGCGGGTCGGCCGGCCTCATGGCGCTGGTCCGCGACCCCGAGCAGCGCGCCGTCCTCGACCGGGTCACCGCCGTGATGAGCCTGGTCGAGGGGCACGCCGAGTACGTGATGGACGGCGTGGGCCCCGACGTCGTCCCCTCGGTGCGCACCCTGCGCAAGCGCTTCGCCCAGCGGCGCAAGGGCCGCAGCCCGATCGACCGCGTGCTGCGGCGGCTGCTCGGCCTGGAGCAGAAGATGAAGCAGTACGCCGACGGGCGGACCTTCGTCGGCGGCGTCGTCGACCTGGTCGGCATGGACGGGTTCAACCGCGTGTGGGCCGGGCCCGAGAACCTGCCGCTGGTCGAGGAGCTCACCCAGCCGGCCCGCTGGGTCGAGCGGGTGCACGGCCGCCCGGCCGTTCCCGCCTGA
- the dacB gene encoding D-alanyl-D-alanine carboxypeptidase/D-alanyl-D-alanine endopeptidase, translated as MGTIEPSGSTTVTPSYRRLRRRVLVGVLALLVVAVLVAGGLLFLGRGDAGAGGTAAGPTAALPDVGEPAPVLAALSSEAPAPDPAALSAVLGPLLAAPALAGGLGAEVVDVATGETLFDEDADEPVTPASTAKLLTAVAALTTLDPDDTLETTVVAGAAPDEVVLVGGGDPTLSTTGPSLTYPGAATVADLAAQVRAALPPGTTVARVVVDTSLFEGPLTAEGWGPEDAPSSYAAPVTAAAVDGARVTPGENPRSGTPGTDAGRALADALDVPGATVELGEAPDGATTLGSVRSAPVARLVEQALSQSDNLLADSLARHVALARGLPATFDGSAQAVTDALADAGIDTSEVDLHDGSGLSRLDLVTPAVLADVLAGAADGSLAGTSAVVSGLAVAGYDGTLADRGDADPATAPGSVRGKTGTLLGVHALAGTVVTADGRLLAYALVANGTTGGGGPEEAALDAVAAALASCGCS; from the coding sequence GTGGGCACCATCGAGCCGAGCGGGTCGACGACCGTCACGCCGAGCTACCGCCGGCTGCGCCGGCGCGTCCTGGTCGGCGTGCTGGCCCTCCTCGTGGTGGCCGTCCTGGTCGCCGGCGGGTTGCTGTTCCTCGGCCGCGGCGACGCCGGCGCGGGCGGTACCGCGGCCGGGCCCACCGCCGCGCTCCCCGACGTCGGCGAGCCCGCGCCCGTGCTCGCCGCGCTGTCCTCCGAGGCCCCCGCGCCCGACCCCGCCGCGCTCTCGGCCGTGCTCGGCCCGCTGCTGGCGGCGCCCGCGCTGGCCGGCGGCCTGGGCGCCGAGGTGGTCGACGTCGCGACGGGGGAGACCCTGTTCGACGAGGACGCCGACGAGCCCGTGACGCCGGCCTCGACGGCCAAGCTGCTCACCGCCGTCGCCGCGCTCACCACCCTCGACCCCGACGACACGCTGGAGACGACGGTCGTCGCCGGGGCCGCGCCGGACGAGGTCGTGCTGGTCGGCGGCGGGGACCCGACCCTCTCGACCACCGGCCCGTCGCTCACCTATCCGGGCGCGGCGACCGTGGCCGACCTCGCCGCGCAGGTGCGGGCCGCGCTCCCGCCGGGCACGACCGTCGCCCGGGTCGTCGTCGACACCTCGCTGTTCGAGGGGCCGCTGACCGCGGAGGGCTGGGGCCCCGAGGACGCGCCGTCGAGCTACGCCGCGCCCGTCACCGCCGCCGCGGTGGACGGCGCCCGGGTGACCCCCGGGGAGAACCCCCGCAGCGGGACGCCGGGCACCGACGCCGGGCGGGCGCTGGCCGACGCGCTCGACGTCCCCGGGGCGACCGTCGAGCTGGGCGAGGCCCCCGACGGTGCCACGACGCTGGGCAGCGTCCGCTCGGCGCCGGTCGCGCGGCTGGTCGAGCAGGCGCTGTCGCAGTCGGACAACCTGCTGGCCGACTCGCTGGCCCGCCACGTGGCCCTCGCCCGCGGCCTGCCGGCCACCTTCGACGGGTCCGCGCAGGCGGTCACCGACGCGCTCGCCGACGCCGGCATCGACACCTCCGAGGTCGACCTGCACGACGGCAGCGGGCTGTCCCGGCTGGACCTCGTGACCCCCGCCGTCCTGGCCGACGTGCTCGCCGGTGCCGCCGACGGCTCCCTGGCCGGCACCTCGGCGGTGGTCTCGGGCCTGGCCGTGGCCGGCTACGACGGCACGCTCGCCGACCGCGGCGACGCCGACCCCGCCACGGCTCCCGGCTCCGTCCGCGGGAAGACCGGGACCCTGCTCGGCGTGCACGCCCTGGCCGGGACCGTGGTCACCGCCGACGGGCGGCTGCTCGCCTACGCGCTGGTGGCCAACGGCACCACCGGTGGCGGCGGGCCCGAGGAGGCCGCGCTGGACGCCGTGGCGGCCGCGCTGGCCTCCTGCGGGTGCTCGTGA
- the hpt gene encoding hypoxanthine phosphoribosyltransferase — MSETASTAAESTTAESTTAELGPDHGYGPDIDHVLLSEQQIQGRITELADRIARDYEGREVLLVGVLKGAVLFMSDFARALRLPTQMEFMAVSSYGSSTSSSGVVRILKDLDRDISGMDVLVLEDIIDSGLTLSWLLKNLGSRRPASLEVCALLRKPDAIKVEVPVRYVGFDIPNEFVVGYGLDYAERYRDLPYIGTLKPQVYSA; from the coding sequence GTGAGCGAGACCGCGTCGACCGCTGCGGAGTCGACCACTGCGGAGTCGACCACTGCGGAGCTGGGGCCCGACCACGGCTACGGCCCCGACATCGACCACGTGCTGCTGTCCGAGCAGCAGATCCAGGGCAGGATCACCGAGCTCGCCGACCGGATCGCGCGCGACTACGAGGGCCGCGAGGTCCTGCTCGTCGGCGTCCTCAAGGGCGCGGTGCTGTTCATGAGCGACTTCGCCCGTGCGCTGCGGCTGCCCACTCAGATGGAGTTCATGGCCGTCTCCTCCTACGGCAGCTCCACGAGCTCCTCGGGGGTCGTGCGCATCCTCAAGGACCTCGACCGCGACATCTCCGGCATGGACGTGCTGGTCCTCGAGGACATCATCGACTCGGGCCTGACGCTGTCCTGGCTGCTGAAGAACCTCGGCAGCCGGCGCCCGGCCTCGCTGGAGGTCTGCGCCCTGCTGCGCAAGCCCGACGCGATCAAGGTCGAGGTCCCGGTGCGCTACGTCGGCTTCGACATCCCCAACGAGTTCGTCGTCGGGTACGGCCTCGACTACGCCGAGCGCTACCGCGACCTGCCCTACATCGGCACGCTCAAGCCGCAGGTCTACTCGGCGTAG